Proteins from a single region of Streptomyces sp. HUAS 15-9:
- a CDS encoding nuclear transport factor 2 family protein — MTHEPRRPFPPFTRESAVEKVRLAEDGWNSRDPEKVALAYTVDSQWRNRAEFPTGHDEIVSFLTRKWHRELDYRLIKELWAYDGSRIAVRFAYEYHDDSGNWFRAYGNENWEFGDDGLMHHRYASINELPIKESERLFHWPLGRRPDGHPGLSDLGL, encoded by the coding sequence ATGACACACGAACCGCGCCGTCCGTTCCCTCCGTTCACCCGTGAGTCCGCGGTGGAGAAGGTCCGGCTGGCGGAGGACGGCTGGAACTCCCGCGACCCGGAGAAGGTCGCCCTCGCCTACACCGTGGACTCCCAGTGGCGAAACCGCGCGGAGTTCCCCACCGGCCACGACGAGATCGTCTCCTTCCTCACCCGGAAGTGGCACCGGGAGCTCGACTACCGCCTCATCAAGGAGCTTTGGGCCTACGACGGCAGCCGCATCGCGGTGCGGTTCGCCTACGAGTACCACGACGACTCGGGCAACTGGTTCCGCGCCTACGGCAACGAGAACTGGGAATTCGGTGACGACGGGCTGATGCATCACCGTTACGCCTCCATCAACGAACTGCCCATCAAGGAGTCGGAGCGCTTGTTCCACTGGCCCCTGGGGCGGCGGCCCGACGGTCATCCGGGCCTGAGCGACCTGGGTCTGTAG
- a CDS encoding TetR/AcrR family transcriptional regulator: MEREEAEKRVLDAAEELFYGQGIRAVGMDAIRSASGVPLKRLYQLFPSKDALIEAYLRRRDARWLSELARYVETTESPTQRILAVFDWLSRWFSEPGFRGCGFINSFGEMGATSPAVAGMAKAHKQAFRHYVADLVAAAEVPDRLTDHLVLLAEGAMTTAAIHGSPEPARQAKDAARTLLQTSTRPRPGRGA, from the coding sequence GTGGAACGCGAAGAGGCCGAGAAGCGAGTTCTCGACGCGGCCGAGGAACTGTTCTACGGCCAGGGCATCCGGGCTGTGGGGATGGACGCGATACGGTCCGCCTCAGGCGTCCCGCTGAAGCGCCTCTACCAGCTCTTCCCCTCCAAGGACGCCCTGATCGAGGCCTACCTGCGACGGCGGGACGCGCGTTGGCTCAGTGAGCTGGCCCGGTATGTGGAGACCACTGAATCGCCGACCCAGCGCATCCTGGCGGTGTTCGACTGGTTGTCCCGCTGGTTCAGCGAGCCGGGCTTCCGTGGCTGCGGATTCATCAACTCCTTCGGGGAGATGGGGGCGACGTCCCCCGCCGTGGCCGGCATGGCGAAGGCCCACAAGCAGGCGTTCCGGCACTACGTCGCCGACTTGGTGGCCGCTGCGGAAGTACCCGACCGGCTCACCGACCACCTCGTTCTTCTCGCCGAGGGCGCGATGACCACGGCAGCCATCCATGGTTCCCCCGAGCCCGCCCGCCAGGCCAAGGACGCCGCGCGCACCTTGCTGCAGACCTCTACCCGGCCGCGTCCGGGCCGGGGAGCATGA
- a CDS encoding GtrA family protein, translating into MRIATPRAVPRQILTFAAVGLINTATYYGLYLLFLNPLPYLGAHVLAFLLSMTGSFFLNARFTYRTRPTWRKFLMFPLTNAANFLITTAGVYVIVGVLHAGNRFAPLLASMAAIPVTFVVSRWIMLPGPDAAG; encoded by the coding sequence ATGCGCATCGCGACACCGCGCGCCGTGCCGAGGCAGATACTCACCTTCGCCGCGGTCGGCCTGATCAACACGGCCACGTACTACGGTCTTTACTTGCTCTTCCTCAATCCCCTGCCTTATCTCGGTGCCCATGTCCTTGCATTCCTGCTCAGTATGACCGGGTCCTTCTTCCTGAATGCACGCTTCACGTACCGGACTCGGCCGACCTGGCGGAAATTCCTGATGTTTCCCCTGACGAACGCGGCCAATTTCCTGATCACCACGGCGGGTGTGTATGTGATCGTCGGCGTCCTGCACGCCGGAAACCGGTTCGCCCCGCTCCTGGCGTCCATGGCGGCGATTCCGGTGACCTTCGTCGTCTCCCGGTGGATCATGCTCCCCGGCCCGGACGCGGCCGGGTAG